The following proteins come from a genomic window of bacterium:
- a CDS encoding adenylate/guanylate cyclase domain-containing protein: MGKPARFFGLLRFWRNPKSKEAMYVAAISIAGFFAALIMAGFIPYNDVLEIGTIKLRFAARGELDPNPLIRIIAMDDNSISELGGVGINYPFPRALHGKLLKRLADAGVRAVCFDILFDLESSYGPEDDLAFKEAIEYAKSKGTNVVLSAAIPFSSSSGYRQATLITPNETLLSAPVTLGLANTSIKGGERGKGAYRDKELAVLKLLDQFHYSQAAEMFRLYLLEKKMVFVPEEHGVDRFGFMYVNYFNGNYKHIATIQFLQMFPEVAEGVNPLTGESMLGADEEWETGETAKRLGLVSEEGWDEPEEDGEAVGKSVAAESDSDGGEELAGVVEDSGEIGMVGDELPQQKQSPQTRITDLQGTFVFVGSFSEADNDFFATPFSDKMAGVETNAQAFQTFLTGEHIRIVPAWITFVLFLLGSLVAGYFAFYIKRRTTSLLLAILFMVVSATAIVYAFVFWRILLAFTFSSFSFPLSYTLVLTFKLYSEEQDKAKIRRTFGRYVSEAVVNEIIDNPELAEMSGIRREVAVLFSDIRNFSPISERMDPADVLLFLNEYFESTSNIIDANGGYVDKFMGDGIMAVFGAPVPRENPSLDAVRCALEMIRNLKENVHPRMDEIGVPRFLIGVGIHYGEVIMGNIGSMRRADYSIIGDAVNLASRLEGTTKEYKKAVVISEEVKQKVDGHFPCTFLARMRVKGREREEHVYAVDDPDLPGLTDLV; encoded by the coding sequence GTGGGAAAACCAGCCAGGTTTTTCGGCCTCCTTCGCTTTTGGAGGAATCCAAAGTCAAAAGAGGCCATGTATGTCGCGGCAATTTCGATTGCGGGCTTTTTCGCCGCGTTGATTATGGCCGGTTTTATTCCGTACAACGACGTACTGGAAATCGGCACAATTAAACTTCGGTTCGCGGCCCGCGGAGAGCTTGATCCCAATCCATTGATTCGCATCATCGCGATGGACGACAATTCCATCAGTGAGTTAGGAGGGGTAGGAATAAACTATCCATTTCCGCGCGCTCTACACGGCAAGCTATTGAAAAGACTTGCCGACGCAGGAGTAAGGGCGGTCTGTTTCGATATCTTGTTCGACCTCGAAAGCTCGTACGGACCGGAAGATGACCTCGCTTTCAAGGAAGCGATTGAATACGCGAAATCAAAGGGAACGAACGTAGTTTTATCCGCAGCGATTCCCTTTAGCAGCTCATCGGGATACCGCCAAGCTACGCTTATCACGCCAAACGAAACTCTGCTTTCGGCTCCTGTAACGCTGGGACTGGCCAACACTTCCATAAAGGGCGGCGAGAGAGGGAAGGGAGCTTACCGGGACAAGGAGCTTGCGGTTTTAAAGCTATTGGACCAGTTTCATTACTCACAGGCCGCGGAGATGTTCCGGCTTTACCTTTTGGAAAAGAAAATGGTGTTTGTTCCCGAAGAACACGGCGTGGACCGATTCGGATTCATGTACGTGAACTACTTCAACGGCAACTACAAGCACATCGCGACAATCCAGTTTCTTCAGATGTTTCCCGAAGTTGCTGAAGGAGTCAATCCTCTGACCGGTGAATCCATGCTGGGCGCCGATGAAGAGTGGGAAACAGGCGAAACCGCAAAGCGCCTTGGCCTTGTTTCCGAGGAAGGCTGGGACGAGCCGGAAGAGGACGGGGAAGCAGTTGGCAAATCGGTAGCGGCGGAATCCGATAGCGATGGCGGCGAAGAGCTCGCGGGCGTTGTCGAGGATTCCGGAGAGATTGGAATGGTCGGGGACGAGCTGCCGCAACAAAAACAATCTCCGCAAACCAGGATTACCGATTTACAGGGGACTTTCGTTTTTGTCGGTTCTTTTTCGGAAGCGGACAACGACTTTTTTGCCACTCCTTTCTCCGATAAAATGGCGGGAGTTGAAACGAACGCGCAGGCGTTCCAGACCTTCCTCACGGGGGAGCACATCCGCATAGTTCCGGCGTGGATTACGTTCGTTCTGTTTCTTTTGGGAAGCTTGGTTGCGGGCTATTTCGCCTTTTACATCAAGCGCAGAACAACGAGCCTGCTTCTTGCCATACTGTTCATGGTCGTATCCGCGACTGCGATCGTCTATGCGTTCGTTTTCTGGCGAATCCTGCTGGCGTTCACGTTTTCATCGTTCAGTTTTCCGCTTTCGTATACACTGGTATTGACTTTTAAACTTTATTCCGAAGAACAGGACAAAGCCAAAATCCGCCGTACATTCGGGCGCTACGTCAGCGAAGCGGTGGTAAACGAGATCATAGACAATCCGGAACTCGCAGAAATGAGCGGTATTCGGCGCGAAGTTGCGGTTTTGTTTTCCGACATCAGGAATTTTTCCCCAATCAGCGAGAGAATGGACCCTGCCGACGTGCTCCTGTTTTTAAACGAGTATTTCGAGAGCACATCGAACATAATCGATGCAAATGGCGGGTACGTGGACAAGTTTATGGGAGACGGGATAATGGCGGTGTTCGGCGCGCCGGTTCCCAGGGAAAATCCATCGCTCGACGCAGTGCGTTGCGCCCTTGAAATGATTCGAAATCTGAAAGAAAACGTGCATCCGCGAATGGACGAAATCGGCGTCCCCAGATTTTTAATTGGAGTGGGTATTCACTATGGTGAAGTAATTATGGGAAACATTGGCAGCATGCGCAGGGCGGATTACAGCATAATCGGAGATGCGGTGAACCTGGCATCCAGGCTCGAAGGAACTACGAAAGAATACAAAAAAGCCGTTGTGATAAGCGAGGAAGTGAAACAAAAGGTTGACGGGCACTTTCCCTGCACGTTTCTGGCAAGGATGAGGGTGAAGGGACGCGAGCGGGAGGAGCATGTATACGCGGTGGACGATCCGGATTTGCCGGGACTCACGGATCTGGTTTAG
- a CDS encoding FecR domain-containing protein codes for MKSLKRINYFSFVSIPAAVLLLLLAGAAIAQAFSVTVIRQAGKVEVKTAGAKEWTKSAPDMVLQGGDSIRTLKNSKVQLLFPGDAVVLIKENSQLNLKELSAGGGGKVKTVAGSFLFNLEKALSPGSTFEVESPGALAVVRGSKWAQFISFGGALLLVAFESDIEVSAGGETVIVSPGFETRVEPGGTPSDPEPSDYTEEMADSEFDFSGDEETGRYFAALQTYGSDLVRLEREVRENYLDFMEFYTEGNLPGMELIYRNVPDFRDRLKKISEAISSFANNAPDDLKSGGGNSEYFVDEKGVIRKDAKSSGDAAAGPGDSSEENDFAPETLDTFGNAMLRHVLRSRRISDMLDEMAFLISQFLGKPADIMDELEPLIPEPNPGLSIRDGAIDSDNDGLSDPLELELGLDPNINDTEHGLIKAVSPEQEEVFTWPADHSIEFRFIPAETDLIGDYKLFIEAGGLVYTQPMFSDSETLTIDNLLNRAGGNFGQLFADTDRVTFTWFVTGELDQTFFGAGGFDEGLLTSNARTFDIVIAEAGNAALRVVPLATMVRPDDTLSVQLLVEVDGALSEARIRLRFDPSVLEFQRGRTSTFWESSTLFFSDTTPGEVSVSGKVSRDVGFVTGNGVLCELDFQVTGIQGSISLLDLLEVTLVSPSGEEYSVFREDAQIEVI; via the coding sequence ATGAAGTCATTAAAACGGATTAATTATTTTAGCTTCGTTTCGATTCCAGCTGCGGTGCTTTTGTTGCTGCTAGCTGGCGCCGCAATTGCTCAAGCGTTTTCGGTGACGGTGATCAGGCAAGCCGGCAAAGTGGAGGTAAAAACAGCCGGGGCCAAGGAATGGACTAAGTCGGCGCCGGATATGGTTCTCCAGGGCGGCGATTCCATCCGCACGCTTAAAAACTCCAAGGTTCAGCTGCTTTTCCCCGGGGACGCGGTCGTGCTCATCAAGGAAAACTCCCAGCTCAATTTGAAGGAGCTGTCCGCGGGAGGCGGAGGCAAGGTAAAGACTGTTGCCGGAAGTTTTCTTTTCAACCTTGAAAAAGCGCTTTCTCCGGGCTCCACCTTCGAGGTCGAGTCTCCGGGCGCGCTTGCCGTTGTGCGAGGGTCCAAATGGGCGCAGTTCATCAGCTTCGGAGGCGCGCTTTTGCTTGTCGCTTTCGAAAGCGACATCGAGGTTTCCGCGGGCGGCGAAACGGTAATTGTATCCCCGGGATTCGAAACGCGCGTCGAGCCGGGCGGCACCCCGAGCGATCCGGAACCGTCGGATTACACCGAAGAGATGGCGGATTCCGAATTTGATTTTTCCGGGGACGAGGAGACCGGCAGGTATTTTGCCGCGCTGCAAACTTATGGCTCGGATTTGGTAAGGCTCGAGCGGGAAGTAAGGGAAAACTACCTCGACTTCATGGAGTTCTATACCGAGGGCAATCTCCCCGGAATGGAGCTTATTTACAGGAACGTTCCGGATTTCAGAGACAGGCTCAAGAAAATTTCGGAGGCGATATCGAGCTTCGCAAATAACGCGCCGGACGATTTGAAATCGGGCGGCGGCAATTCAGAGTATTTCGTTGATGAAAAAGGCGTGATAAGGAAAGACGCGAAAAGCTCCGGAGACGCCGCAGCGGGACCCGGCGATTCAAGCGAGGAAAATGACTTCGCACCGGAAACGCTGGATACATTCGGCAATGCGATGCTTCGCCACGTCCTCCGGTCGCGCCGAATCAGCGATATGCTGGACGAGATGGCGTTCCTAATCAGCCAGTTCCTGGGCAAACCGGCTGATATTATGGACGAGCTTGAGCCGCTCATTCCGGAGCCGAATCCGGGCTTGTCCATTCGTGACGGCGCGATTGACAGCGATAACGACGGATTGTCCGATCCTCTTGAACTAGAGCTCGGACTCGATCCGAACATAAACGATACCGAGCATGGATTGATTAAGGCGGTTTCGCCCGAGCAGGAGGAGGTATTCACCTGGCCGGCTGACCATTCCATCGAGTTCAGATTTATTCCCGCCGAAACCGATTTAATCGGCGACTACAAGTTGTTTATAGAGGCGGGCGGGCTTGTTTACACACAGCCGATGTTTTCGGACAGTGAAACGCTGACGATTGACAACCTGTTGAATCGGGCGGGCGGCAATTTCGGGCAGTTATTTGCGGATACCGATCGCGTAACCTTCACTTGGTTCGTCACGGGCGAGCTTGACCAGACGTTTTTCGGCGCAGGAGGTTTCGACGAAGGGCTTTTGACAAGCAACGCGCGGACGTTCGATATCGTCATCGCGGAGGCCGGCAATGCCGCGCTGCGGGTGGTGCCCCTTGCCACAATGGTCAGACCGGACGATACGCTGTCCGTCCAGCTTTTGGTCGAAGTTGACGGAGCGCTCTCGGAAGCAAGGATTAGGTTGAGATTCGACCCAAGTGTTCTTGAATTCCAACGCGGCCGCACCAGCACATTCTGGGAATCTTCCACCCTCTTTTTCAGCGATACCACTCCCGGCGAAGTGTCGGTATCGGGTAAGGTCAGCAGGGATGTCGGCTTTGTAACCGGAAACGGCGTACTTTGCGAACTCGACTTCCAGGTAACCGGCATACAGGGCTCGATTTCGCTGCTTGACTTGCTCGAAGTGACGCTTGTTTCGCCCTCGGGCGAGGAATATTCGGTATTCAGGGAAGACGCCCAGATTGAGGTGATTTGA
- a CDS encoding undecaprenyl/decaprenyl-phosphate alpha-N-acetylglucosaminyl 1-phosphate transferase encodes MLPDSMPELFYILLIPLTGLAATLAATPVVIRLAGRYNAYDTVNERKVHRRPVSRLGGIALFCGFSVSFVVLSVLTMSDRISLDFDPSLLTAFFAGAALYFGLGLLDDFLELNPKVKFASMVVIALLVAYMGIKIGTLFGTLVLPAWVAVGFTVFWLVGVVNTINFIDGLDGLASGISLFAAIAFLVISVVRTDWASALLLLALLGALIGFLPYNFFPAKIFLGDSGALLLGFILAAISVTGLYKQITVLTLAIPLAALALPIADTTFAIARRIARHVPITSPDRRHIHHRLLAMFCRNAYDAQSAMEGPAHRSAVIACYAISLVFAGIAVYLGISG; translated from the coding sequence TTGCTTCCCGATTCCATGCCGGAGTTGTTTTACATACTTCTGATTCCCCTTACGGGGCTGGCGGCCACACTTGCCGCGACTCCGGTTGTCATACGGCTGGCCGGAAGATACAACGCCTATGACACCGTAAACGAGCGCAAAGTGCACAGGCGCCCGGTCAGCAGGCTGGGTGGAATAGCGCTGTTTTGCGGGTTCTCGGTTTCGTTCGTCGTGTTGTCGGTGTTGACGATGTCCGACAGGATTTCGCTTGATTTCGATCCGAGCTTGTTGACAGCATTCTTCGCAGGCGCAGCGCTTTACTTCGGGCTGGGGCTTCTTGACGACTTTTTGGAACTGAATCCGAAGGTCAAATTCGCCTCTATGGTGGTCATCGCCCTTCTCGTGGCTTATATGGGCATCAAGATCGGCACACTTTTCGGTACTCTTGTCCTGCCTGCGTGGGTTGCCGTCGGATTCACGGTCTTCTGGCTGGTGGGCGTTGTCAATACGATCAACTTCATTGACGGGCTGGACGGGCTAGCATCGGGCATCAGTCTTTTCGCCGCCATTGCGTTTCTTGTAATTTCGGTTGTGAGAACGGACTGGGCATCTGCTCTGCTGTTGCTGGCGCTGTTGGGCGCGCTCATAGGTTTCCTTCCATACAACTTCTTCCCCGCGAAAATATTCCTCGGCGATTCGGGCGCATTGCTTCTCGGCTTTATATTGGCTGCAATCTCCGTCACGGGACTTTACAAGCAGATTACGGTTCTTACTTTGGCGATTCCGCTTGCAGCGCTCGCCCTTCCGATTGCGGACACGACATTCGCGATTGCGCGGCGCATAGCGCGCCACGTGCCGATTACCTCACCAGACCGCAGGCATATTCACCACCGGCTGCTTGCGATGTTCTGCCGTAATGCCTACGACGCGCAAAGTGCAATGGAAGGCCCCGCCCACCGCAGCGCAGTCATTGCCTGCTACGCGATCAGTCTCGTATTCGCCGGAATCGCCGTTTATCTCGGAATCTCCGGCTGA
- the wecB gene encoding UDP-N-acetylglucosamine 2-epimerase (non-hydrolyzing), which yields MAATVKIVSVFGTRPEAIKMAPVLLELARRKGVESRLVVTAQHREMLDSVLSRFGLTPDLDLDIMKRGQSLEHITTAALEGLTRYFEAQKPDAILVHGDTTTTFTAALAGFYLGIPVGHIEAGLRTGNRFLPFPEEMNRRLADELCSIFLAPTNRARCNLEERGISPSDIFVTGNTVVDALAMLPDNEMQFENEAIAGFLSRPDFKILFTMHRRESWGEPMRDVFAAICSYLYSNPEISLVYPVHPNPQVYDAANEILGSCPSVTLIPPLEYFDFLRLMRKCDLVLSDSGGVQEEAPSFGKYVIVMRDATERPEVVGAGFAEVCGTDPARISSALASAIPQIKSGLIPPKGKSNPIGDGKAAKRTVDFLLFKLCGSPFPEGEFPG from the coding sequence ATGGCCGCGACGGTGAAAATCGTTTCGGTCTTCGGCACCCGGCCTGAAGCCATCAAAATGGCCCCGGTCCTTCTAGAGCTTGCAAGGCGCAAAGGCGTTGAATCAAGGCTCGTCGTCACCGCGCAGCACAGGGAGATGCTGGACTCCGTCCTATCTCGTTTTGGACTCACACCCGACCTCGACCTGGACATTATGAAACGCGGCCAGTCGCTTGAGCACATCACAACCGCAGCGCTGGAAGGTCTGACCCGCTATTTCGAAGCCCAGAAGCCCGACGCGATTCTAGTGCACGGCGATACAACTACGACCTTCACCGCAGCACTCGCAGGATTCTACTTGGGAATTCCCGTAGGACATATCGAAGCAGGGCTGCGCACCGGCAACCGATTTCTACCATTTCCCGAAGAGATGAATCGGCGGCTTGCCGACGAACTATGCAGCATATTCCTCGCGCCGACCAACCGCGCAAGATGCAACTTGGAAGAACGCGGCATTTCCCCTTCGGACATTTTCGTAACCGGCAATACTGTGGTGGATGCGCTAGCGATGCTTCCCGATAACGAAATGCAGTTCGAAAACGAAGCAATCGCCGGCTTTTTGTCGCGACCCGATTTCAAAATCCTGTTTACGATGCACAGGCGAGAGTCCTGGGGCGAGCCGATGCGCGACGTATTCGCCGCGATCTGCTCTTACTTGTATTCAAATCCCGAAATCTCGCTTGTTTATCCCGTGCATCCCAATCCACAGGTATACGACGCGGCAAATGAAATCCTCGGCTCCTGCCCTTCTGTTACGCTAATTCCGCCGCTTGAATACTTCGACTTCCTGAGGCTGATGCGCAAATGCGATCTCGTGCTTTCCGACTCCGGCGGCGTTCAGGAAGAAGCCCCCAGCTTCGGAAAGTACGTGATCGTTATGCGCGATGCAACCGAGCGTCCGGAAGTCGTAGGGGCCGGTTTTGCCGAAGTCTGCGGAACCGACCCCGCAAGGATTTCCAGCGCGCTCGCCAGCGCGATTCCGCAGATTAAATCCGGATTAATCCCGCCGAAAGGCAAATCCAATCCGATTGGAGACGGAAAGGCTGCCAAGCGAACGGTTGATTTTTTATTGTTCAAGCTTTGCGGATCGCCCTTTCCTGAAGGTGAATTTCCCGGTTAG
- a CDS encoding AAA family ATPase — translation MIRRVEIERFALLAGVMAEFPPGMTVVTGETGAGKTLLLDAVDFAFGARASSNIFPAAGGRCRVAVEFKMSREEQGWHKIDRIARPGGAGRILLDGVRISAQEARALAAKLFDYSGQTENRSLLSAATHVRLLDSFGDATHSKFKEEFAGARARHGALLRRLELIDRGEAARLARIELLNREVGELAKANVRPGEHNELLSEKRRLANASRISERAGTIIALISGGDAGSGVGAGIGTAIKLGGALPARDALAKCEEAARALAAHFGEDTEVGEQWLALADDISSMEAGLGEVERAAVEALGTANADPSELERVQARLAEIDNLALRYGCAVDGLAAELAARAAELEELSGGETSREKVAAELAEAHRKADEAAKALSKSRAKTAKILVKRVAGYLARLDFAATEFEVAGIGELAPDEEATDAGEIKEQRAFRESGYDDVEFLVSLNPDEPARPLARVASGGEMSRLMLAVTAALAEHSATQVLMFDEIEAGVGGLSAQAVADVMKDMASHRQVIAVSHLAQVAGKADNHIAVSKTVKKAAGGREASEIELIAVHGAERRAELARMLGTTDPAKAKKMVDEMLER, via the coding sequence GTGATCCGGCGGGTTGAAATAGAGAGGTTCGCGCTCCTTGCGGGGGTCATGGCCGAGTTTCCTCCGGGAATGACCGTTGTGACGGGCGAGACCGGCGCCGGGAAAACGCTGCTCCTGGACGCCGTGGATTTCGCGTTCGGCGCGCGGGCGTCGTCCAATATTTTTCCCGCTGCAGGCGGAAGATGCCGGGTTGCGGTCGAGTTTAAGATGAGCAGGGAGGAACAGGGATGGCATAAAATTGACCGCATTGCGCGACCGGGAGGGGCAGGTAGGATTCTGCTGGATGGTGTGCGGATTTCCGCGCAAGAGGCGCGGGCTCTGGCGGCAAAGCTGTTTGATTACTCGGGACAGACAGAAAATCGGTCACTACTGTCCGCCGCGACGCACGTGCGGTTATTGGATTCGTTCGGGGACGCGACGCATTCAAAGTTTAAGGAGGAATTCGCGGGCGCGCGGGCGCGTCACGGGGCGCTTTTGCGGCGTCTGGAATTGATTGACAGAGGGGAAGCGGCTCGACTTGCGCGGATAGAGCTTCTTAACCGCGAAGTTGGTGAGCTTGCGAAGGCAAACGTGCGGCCCGGCGAGCACAACGAGCTTCTTTCGGAAAAGCGCAGGCTTGCGAACGCGTCTAGGATTTCAGAACGCGCGGGGACGATAATTGCGCTAATTTCCGGAGGAGATGCAGGTTCGGGAGTAGGCGCCGGAATTGGAACGGCTATCAAATTGGGAGGGGCGCTCCCGGCGCGAGACGCGCTTGCAAAATGCGAAGAGGCGGCGAGAGCACTTGCCGCTCACTTTGGAGAAGACACCGAAGTCGGCGAGCAGTGGTTGGCTCTTGCGGACGATATTTCCTCAATGGAGGCGGGGCTTGGCGAAGTTGAAAGGGCCGCTGTGGAAGCGCTTGGAACCGCGAACGCAGATCCGTCGGAACTTGAGCGCGTCCAGGCGCGGCTTGCGGAAATAGACAACCTGGCGCTGCGTTACGGATGCGCTGTGGACGGTCTGGCCGCGGAGCTCGCCGCGCGTGCGGCGGAACTTGAAGAATTATCAGGCGGGGAGACATCACGGGAAAAGGTGGCAGCGGAACTTGCGGAGGCGCATCGCAAAGCAGACGAGGCCGCAAAAGCGTTGTCAAAATCGCGCGCGAAAACCGCGAAGATTTTGGTAAAGCGAGTTGCGGGTTATTTGGCAAGACTTGACTTTGCGGCAACGGAGTTCGAAGTCGCGGGAATCGGCGAACTGGCTCCGGATGAGGAAGCAACGGATGCGGGTGAAATAAAAGAGCAACGGGCCTTCCGCGAATCCGGGTATGACGATGTTGAATTTCTGGTCTCGCTAAATCCGGACGAACCTGCACGCCCGCTCGCACGCGTGGCGTCCGGGGGGGAGATGAGCAGGCTGATGCTGGCAGTAACCGCGGCACTGGCGGAGCATTCGGCTACCCAGGTTCTGATGTTCGACGAAATCGAGGCCGGGGTGGGGGGGCTGTCCGCGCAGGCGGTCGCGGACGTAATGAAAGATATGGCTTCGCACCGGCAAGTTATTGCGGTTTCTCACCTGGCGCAGGTCGCGGGAAAGGCCGACAATCATATCGCTGTGTCAAAGACGGTCAAAAAAGCAGCGGGTGGGAGGGAAGCGTCGGAGATTGAGCTTATTGCAGTGCACGGAGCGGAAAGGCGCGCCGAGCTTGCAAGAATGCTGGGCACGACAGATCCGGCCAAGGCGAAAAAAATGGTGGATGAGATGCTGGAGCGGTAA
- the gltA gene encoding NADPH-dependent glutamate synthase, which yields MPEQSPLVRIRNFNSVVLGYPPETAIAEAERCIQCKDPRCVMQCPAEVKIPQFIDAIAKGDFELANKILKEDNSLPAVCGRVCPQEIQCEEVCILGVKGQPVAIGRLEQFAAEYALSHGVEVVLKDVEPVKITKEKVAIIGCGPAGITAAGDLVKLGYDVTIFEALHKPGGVLVYGIPAFRLPKYIVEAEVAYIEKLGVKVETNVVVGKTVTLDKLKEMGFKAFFIGTGAGLPTFMRIPGENANGVYSANEFLTRVILMHAYEFPKYETPVFVGKNVCVVGAGNTAMDAARTSRRLPGVENVYIVYRRSRDEAPARIEELHHAEEEGVILKFLTQPIEVLHDEKNWVTGLKCLQCELGEPDASGRRKPVPIEGSEFVIPCDTVIVAIGQRPNPILMRSIEGLDVSKWGTVNINEKWMTTNVEGVFAGGDVAVGASTVIMAVGHGKKAARAIDSYLTAKREGRPWPPSEDPEPETVASR from the coding sequence ATGCCGGAGCAGTCGCCGCTTGTGCGAATCCGCAACTTCAATAGCGTGGTGCTTGGCTATCCGCCGGAAACCGCGATCGCCGAAGCCGAGCGCTGCATCCAGTGCAAAGACCCGCGCTGCGTCATGCAATGCCCAGCCGAAGTCAAAATCCCCCAATTCATTGATGCCATCGCCAAGGGCGACTTCGAACTCGCAAACAAGATACTGAAAGAAGACAACTCGCTTCCCGCTGTTTGCGGCCGCGTCTGCCCGCAGGAGATCCAATGCGAGGAAGTGTGCATTTTGGGCGTGAAGGGCCAGCCCGTCGCCATCGGTCGTCTGGAGCAGTTCGCCGCCGAGTACGCGCTCTCGCACGGCGTCGAAGTGGTTTTGAAGGACGTCGAACCGGTAAAGATTACGAAGGAAAAGGTGGCGATAATCGGCTGCGGGCCGGCCGGGATTACAGCCGCGGGCGACCTTGTCAAGCTCGGATATGACGTGACCATTTTCGAGGCGCTGCATAAGCCCGGCGGTGTCCTCGTTTACGGAATCCCGGCGTTCCGCCTGCCCAAATACATCGTGGAGGCGGAGGTCGCCTACATAGAAAAACTCGGCGTGAAAGTCGAGACAAACGTCGTCGTCGGGAAGACCGTCACTTTGGACAAGCTGAAGGAAATGGGTTTTAAAGCCTTCTTCATCGGCACGGGCGCGGGACTGCCGACGTTCATGCGCATACCCGGTGAAAACGCGAACGGCGTGTACAGCGCCAATGAATTTCTCACGCGCGTGATCCTTATGCACGCGTACGAGTTTCCTAAGTACGAGACACCGGTGTTTGTCGGCAAAAACGTGTGCGTCGTCGGCGCGGGTAACACCGCGATGGACGCCGCCCGCACCAGCCGCCGCCTGCCCGGAGTAGAGAATGTGTACATCGTCTACAGGCGCAGCCGGGACGAGGCGCCCGCCCGCATCGAGGAGCTCCACCACGCAGAGGAAGAGGGGGTCATCCTGAAGTTCCTCACGCAGCCGATCGAAGTCCTGCACGACGAGAAAAACTGGGTCACCGGACTGAAATGCCTCCAGTGCGAGCTTGGCGAGCCGGACGCAAGCGGCCGTCGCAAGCCCGTCCCCATCGAGGGCAGCGAGTTCGTAATCCCTTGCGACACGGTAATCGTGGCAATCGGCCAGCGCCCGAATCCGATTCTGATGCGCAGCATCGAAGGGCTGGATGTGTCCAAGTGGGGCACCGTCAACATCAACGAGAAGTGGATGACGACGAACGTCGAGGGCGTCTTCGCGGGCGGCGACGTTGCGGTCGGCGCATCCACAGTGATAATGGCAGTCGGACACGGCAAGAAGGCCGCCCGGGCGATCGACAGTTACCTGACGGCGAAGCGCGAGGGCCGACCCTGGCCGCCCTCCGAAGATCCGGAGCCGGAAACTGTCGCGAGCAGGTAG